In the genome of Candidatus Poribacteria bacterium, one region contains:
- a CDS encoding molybdenum cofactor biosynthesis protein MoaB: MSTTSTSTQQHREMATEEGPVAVAIVTVSDTRTPETDKNAVFLREQLAAEGNSVTAYQIIKDEPDQVAEVLDKMAESDAQVILFNGGTGIAPRDTTFDILNRKLEKTLPGFGELFRMFSYDQVGAAAMLSRATAGVYRGKVVISTPGSTAAVQLAWEKLIGPELQHLAWEVGR; encoded by the coding sequence ATGTCAACAACTTCTACAAGTACGCAACAACACCGAGAAATGGCAACTGAAGAGGGGCCCGTCGCAGTCGCGATCGTCACCGTGAGCGACACACGCACCCCTGAAACAGACAAAAACGCCGTATTCCTGCGCGAACAGCTCGCGGCAGAAGGAAACAGCGTCACCGCATACCAAATCATAAAAGACGAACCCGATCAAGTCGCTGAAGTATTGGATAAAATGGCGGAAAGCGATGCACAGGTTATCCTCTTCAACGGTGGCACGGGTATCGCCCCGCGCGACACCACTTTTGACATTCTCAATCGCAAATTGGAAAAGACGCTGCCCGGATTCGGCGAACTCTTTCGGATGTTTAGCTACGATCAGGTCGGTGCCGCGGCAATGCTCTCCCGAGCGACGGCGGGTGTCTACCGCGGAAAAGTCGTGATTTCCACACCCGGTTCGACTGCTGCTGTGCAATTGGCATGGGAAAAACTGATTGGACCCGAATTGCAACATCTGGCGTGGGAAGTCGGACGGTGA